A region of Streptomyces sp. R44 DNA encodes the following proteins:
- a CDS encoding MFS transporter, with amino-acid sequence MPLRAWSLLLVLCGTIFLEGIDVAMLAVAVPTVRADLGLTTGTAAWVMSAYVLGYAGFTLLGGRAADLLGRRRMFLGWLTVFLVFSGLGGLADEGWTLILARFVTGVAAAFMTPAALSIITTSYAEGPQRNQALLVFAGTAAGGFSLGLVIGGLLTQLGWRWVFFAPVLLAAALLLAALRLIPKEPRPARAKGGFDLGGALTAAGAMLLLAYGVVRLEHGLDGWRVTAGALAAGLLLAGLFVAVERRAATPLVRLGILRRAPLLRADLGALLFVGSFFGFQFVATLYLQELRGWSSLETALALLVMGCDAVLAPTLTPRLVARFGNARVILGGFVLAVVSYALFLPVGPDRSYAAMFPTLLLTGIAFALAYGPLTIAGTEGVGEEEQGLASGLLTTATQFGSAVGIAAVTAVYGMAGGGLGGFRAALFVPVAMVALGAVITATGVRRRPGAEAPGVRERPGAEAPGGRERPGAQAPGAASKVTA; translated from the coding sequence GTGCCCCTACGCGCCTGGAGTCTGCTCCTCGTCCTCTGCGGGACGATCTTCCTCGAAGGCATCGACGTCGCCATGCTCGCCGTCGCCGTCCCCACCGTCCGCGCCGACCTCGGCCTCACGACCGGCACCGCCGCCTGGGTCATGTCCGCGTACGTCCTCGGCTACGCCGGCTTCACCCTCCTGGGCGGCCGCGCCGCCGACCTGCTCGGACGGCGCCGGATGTTCCTCGGCTGGCTCACCGTCTTCCTCGTCTTCTCCGGTCTCGGCGGGCTCGCCGACGAGGGCTGGACCCTGATCCTGGCCCGCTTCGTCACCGGCGTCGCCGCCGCCTTCATGACCCCGGCCGCCCTGTCGATCATCACCACCTCGTACGCGGAGGGGCCGCAGCGGAACCAGGCGCTCCTCGTCTTCGCCGGCACCGCCGCGGGCGGCTTCTCGCTCGGCCTCGTCATCGGCGGGCTGCTCACCCAGCTCGGCTGGCGCTGGGTCTTCTTCGCCCCCGTCCTCCTCGCCGCCGCGCTCCTGCTCGCCGCGCTGCGGCTGATCCCGAAGGAGCCGCGCCCGGCCCGGGCGAAGGGCGGCTTCGACCTCGGCGGGGCGCTCACCGCCGCCGGGGCGATGCTCCTCCTGGCGTACGGGGTCGTCCGCCTGGAACACGGGCTCGACGGCTGGAGGGTCACCGCCGGCGCGCTCGCCGCCGGGCTCCTCCTCGCCGGGCTGTTCGTCGCCGTGGAACGCCGGGCCGCCACCCCGCTCGTCCGCCTCGGCATCCTGCGCAGGGCCCCGCTGCTCCGCGCGGACCTCGGCGCCCTCCTCTTCGTCGGCTCCTTCTTCGGCTTCCAGTTCGTCGCCACGCTCTACCTCCAGGAGCTGCGCGGCTGGTCGTCCCTGGAGACGGCGCTCGCCCTGCTGGTCATGGGCTGCGACGCGGTCCTCGCGCCGACGCTGACCCCGCGGCTCGTGGCCCGCTTCGGCAACGCCCGGGTGATCCTCGGCGGCTTCGTCCTCGCCGTCGTCTCGTACGCGCTGTTCCTGCCGGTCGGCCCGGACCGGTCGTACGCGGCGATGTTCCCGACCCTGCTGCTCACCGGGATCGCCTTCGCCCTCGCGTACGGGCCGCTCACGATCGCCGGCACGGAGGGGGTCGGGGAGGAGGAGCAGGGGCTCGCGAGCGGACTGCTCACCACGGCGACCCAGTTCGGTTCGGCGGTCGGCATCGCGGCGGTGACCGCGGTGTACGGCATGGCGGGCGGCGGGCTCGGCGGCTTCCGGGCGGCACTCTTCGTGCCCGTGGCGATGGTCGCGCTCGGGGCCGTGATCACGGCGACGGGGGTGCGGCGGAGGCCGGGGGCCGAGGCGCCGGGCGTGCGGGAGAGGCCGGGGGCCGAGGCGCCGGGCGGGCGGGAGAGGCCGGGGGCCCAGGCGCCGGGCGCTGCGAGCAAGGTCACGGCCTGA
- a CDS encoding DUF6401 family natural product biosynthesis protein: MDDSPGCPLTDVAATYMPRLSEFSFEPGLVAAVDQHAAAVCDALLPARRGPEGRIVRREELADYVLGFTDRLSEAEWTEPVGHDFATLRLTAVCWLIREHDLLDA; the protein is encoded by the coding sequence ATGGACGATTCGCCCGGCTGCCCGCTGACCGACGTGGCCGCCACGTACATGCCCCGGCTCTCGGAGTTCTCCTTCGAGCCGGGGCTCGTGGCCGCCGTCGACCAGCACGCGGCCGCCGTGTGCGACGCGCTGCTCCCGGCCCGGCGGGGCCCGGAGGGGCGGATCGTCCGCCGGGAGGAGCTCGCCGACTATGTGCTCGGGTTCACCGACCGGCTCTCCGAGGCCGAGTGGACCGAGCCCGTCGGCCACGACTTCGCGACCCTGCGGCTGACGGCGGTCTGCTGGCTGATCCGGGAGCACGACCTCCTGGACGCCTGA
- the rarD gene encoding EamA family transporter RarD, whose product MKTETNEGRAGLLYGIGAYGMWGLVPLFWPLLKPAGAIEILAHRMVWSLAFVGIALLALRRWAWIPELVRSPRKLGLITLAAAVITVNWGLYIWSVNTGHVVEASLGYFINPLVTIALGVLVLKERLRPAQWAAVGVGLSAVLVLAIGYGRPPWISLTLAFSFALYGLVKKKVNIGGLESLAAETAVQFLPALGYLVWIGTRGTLAFGHHGAGHTALLAATGIVTAAPLVCFGAAAIRVPLSTLGLLQYLAPTFQFLLGILYFHEEMPAERWAGFSLVWLALTILTWDALRTARKSRAAVEAAAAAARTETAPAPSVTSAP is encoded by the coding sequence GTGAAGACGGAGACGAACGAAGGACGAGCAGGACTGCTCTACGGGATCGGCGCCTACGGCATGTGGGGACTGGTCCCGCTCTTCTGGCCGCTCCTCAAGCCCGCCGGCGCGATCGAGATCCTCGCCCACCGGATGGTGTGGTCCCTGGCCTTCGTCGGCATCGCGCTGCTCGCGCTGCGCCGCTGGGCCTGGATACCCGAGCTCGTGCGCAGCCCGCGCAAGCTCGGCCTGATCACCCTCGCCGCCGCCGTCATCACGGTGAACTGGGGGCTCTACATCTGGTCCGTGAACACGGGCCACGTCGTCGAGGCCTCCCTCGGCTACTTCATCAACCCGCTCGTCACCATCGCCCTGGGCGTCCTCGTCCTGAAGGAGCGGCTGCGCCCCGCACAGTGGGCGGCGGTCGGCGTCGGTCTCTCGGCCGTGCTCGTCCTGGCGATCGGGTACGGGCGGCCGCCGTGGATCTCGCTCACCCTCGCCTTCTCCTTCGCCCTCTACGGCCTGGTGAAGAAGAAGGTCAACATCGGCGGCCTGGAGTCGCTCGCCGCCGAGACGGCCGTGCAGTTCCTGCCCGCCCTCGGCTACCTCGTCTGGATCGGGACCCGGGGCACCCTGGCCTTCGGCCACCACGGCGCCGGCCACACGGCGCTGCTCGCCGCCACCGGCATCGTCACGGCCGCACCGCTCGTCTGCTTCGGGGCGGCGGCGATCCGGGTGCCGCTGTCGACGCTGGGCCTCCTCCAGTACCTCGCGCCGACCTTCCAGTTCCTGCTCGGGATCCTCTACTTCCACGAGGAGATGCCGGCGGAGCGCTGGGCGGGCTTCTCCCTCGTCTGGCTGGCCCTGACGATCCTCACCTGGGACGCGCTGCGGACGGCCCGCAAGAGCCGCGCGGCGGTCGAGGCGGCGGCTGCCGCGGCCCGTACGGAGACCGCTCCCGCGCCCTCCGTGACCTCCGCCCCCTGA
- a CDS encoding SDR family oxidoreductase — MSIVVTGATGQLGRLVVDALLSGESAVPASSVVAVVRDKAKAADLAERGVELRIADYSRPETLAEAFEAGDRVLLISGSEVGQRVAQHRAVIDAAKAAGVAQLAYTGVLGGPEADFTLADEHKATEELILASGLPYTFLRNGWYSENYTANLAPVLAHGAVVASAGEGRIASAARADYAAAAAAVLTGPAEEHLNKTYELSGDTAWSLAEYAAEVGAQTGREIAYSDVPAATHLEILTGAGVPGPFAEILVDVDRAVALGALALRTGDLTRLIGRPTTPVAESIKVALAAS, encoded by the coding sequence ATGAGCATCGTCGTCACCGGAGCCACCGGACAGCTCGGACGTCTCGTCGTCGACGCACTCCTCTCCGGCGAGTCCGCCGTCCCCGCCTCGTCCGTCGTCGCCGTCGTCCGTGACAAGGCGAAGGCCGCCGACCTGGCCGAGCGCGGTGTCGAGCTGCGGATCGCCGACTACAGCCGCCCGGAGACCCTGGCGGAGGCCTTCGAGGCCGGCGACCGGGTGCTCCTGATCTCGGGCAGCGAGGTCGGGCAGCGCGTCGCCCAGCACCGCGCCGTGATCGACGCGGCCAAGGCGGCGGGCGTGGCCCAGCTCGCGTACACCGGCGTCCTCGGCGGCCCGGAGGCCGACTTCACGCTCGCCGACGAGCACAAGGCGACCGAGGAGCTGATCCTCGCGTCCGGCCTGCCGTACACCTTCCTGCGCAACGGCTGGTACTCCGAGAACTACACCGCGAACCTCGCCCCGGTCCTGGCCCACGGCGCCGTCGTCGCCAGCGCCGGCGAGGGCCGGATCGCCTCCGCCGCCCGCGCCGACTACGCCGCCGCCGCGGCCGCCGTCCTGACCGGCCCGGCCGAGGAGCACCTGAACAAGACCTACGAGCTGAGCGGCGACACCGCCTGGTCCCTCGCCGAGTACGCGGCCGAGGTCGGCGCCCAGACCGGCCGGGAGATCGCGTACAGCGACGTCCCCGCCGCGACCCACCTGGAGATCCTCACCGGCGCCGGCGTCCCTGGGCCCTTCGCCGAGATCCTCGTCGACGTCGACCGGGCCGTCGCCCTGGGCGCGCTCGCCCTGCGGACCGGCGACCTGACCCGGCTGATCGGCCGCCCGACCACCCCGGTCGCCGAGTCGATCAAGGTCGCCCTGGCCGCCTCGTGA
- a CDS encoding winged helix-turn-helix transcriptional regulator, translating to MGVSKPPNVNEPMCPSRLVLEHVTSRWGVLVLAALLERSYRFSELRREIGGVSEKMLAQTLQTLERDGFVHRDAKPVIPPRVDYSLTPLGEGAARQVWELARWTEQQVGAVEEARVRYDTVRAASQ from the coding sequence ATGGGAGTAAGTAAGCCGCCGAACGTGAACGAGCCGATGTGCCCCTCGCGCCTCGTCCTGGAGCACGTCACCAGCCGCTGGGGCGTCCTCGTCCTCGCGGCCCTCCTGGAGCGCTCGTACCGCTTCAGCGAACTGCGCCGCGAGATCGGCGGCGTCAGCGAGAAGATGCTGGCCCAGACCCTCCAGACCCTGGAGCGCGACGGCTTCGTCCACCGCGACGCCAAGCCCGTCATCCCGCCCCGCGTCGACTACAGCCTCACCCCCCTCGGCGAGGGGGCCGCCCGCCAGGTCTGGGAGCTCGCCCGCTGGACCGAACAGCAGGTGGGCGCGGTCGAGGAGGCGCGTGTGCGTTACGACACGGTGCGTGCGGCGTCCCAATGA
- a CDS encoding bifunctional serine/threonine-protein kinase/ABC transporter substrate-binding protein — protein sequence MLPSDPSTIAGYRLLGRLGAGGMGVVYLGRTDTGALAAVKVTLADQADQPDFRARFRREVEAARRVVSPWAVPVTGADPDAPEPWMATAFVPGPSVGEAVRAHGPLPERSVRILGGAVARALAAVHAAGLVHRDVKPGNVLLAVDGPRLIDFGIARATDETGLTSADMVVGTPGFLAPEQAEARAADIGPASDVFALGCLLAFAATGRPPFGTGALDALLYRTVHDEPDLAGVPERLLDLVQQCLAKEPAARPTAQEVADRLTEDTPGAPSDWLPAPVVATIATRSAAMLALPDIDPTAPGTDPAAPAGPSRRGFLLLGAGAAVLAAGGGAYALWNSGRDGGNGTGDGKPPAPKPRNTWAIGVLADLSGPAQEIGKAQERGARLAVERFNAVHKGKPFTLELKVSDDRGDRGGAFAAARRLTSDPSVIAVLGPTSDDTGAAALPAFEEAGVPLLTTSAGYNLFTLRGEAGPRNTTVLRAIPSHFMAGTYLSWSTTLLPQVRRPGVLQERTDDYYSWQYVSGARFGFRQAGLQPHFRVVPGRVTDYRPILAEMIDAGMDAYVHCGVRSTAVLAARALNRLGFTGPRFTGQHVFGSEFLKEAGSDAEGWFVCAPVIDPVQRAADTKQKAADRKLTQDFLDAHRKRYGTTPAFYTGESFDVVGLITSWLATSAAKGPLTRKGLWEALLRQKYTGAMGGYTFDKNGDLSGVGTFLYGVQKGAYKFIGAAPNEPQNKKS from the coding sequence CTGCTCCCCTCCGACCCGTCCACGATCGCCGGCTACCGGCTCCTCGGCCGCCTCGGCGCCGGCGGCATGGGCGTCGTCTACCTCGGCCGCACCGACACCGGCGCGCTCGCCGCCGTCAAGGTCACTCTCGCCGATCAGGCCGACCAGCCCGACTTCCGGGCCCGCTTCCGCCGCGAGGTCGAGGCCGCCCGCCGGGTCGTCAGCCCCTGGGCCGTACCCGTGACCGGTGCCGACCCCGACGCCCCCGAACCGTGGATGGCGACCGCCTTCGTGCCCGGCCCGTCCGTCGGAGAGGCCGTCCGAGCCCACGGGCCGCTGCCGGAGCGGAGCGTACGGATCCTCGGCGGCGCCGTCGCCCGCGCGCTCGCCGCCGTCCACGCGGCCGGGCTCGTGCACCGGGACGTGAAGCCCGGGAACGTCCTGCTCGCCGTCGACGGCCCCCGGCTCATCGACTTCGGCATCGCCCGCGCGACCGACGAGACCGGGCTGACCTCGGCCGACATGGTCGTCGGCACCCCCGGCTTCCTCGCCCCCGAGCAGGCCGAGGCCCGCGCCGCCGACATCGGCCCCGCCTCCGACGTCTTCGCCCTCGGCTGCCTGCTCGCCTTCGCGGCCACCGGACGCCCGCCGTTCGGTACGGGCGCCCTGGACGCGCTCCTCTACCGGACCGTGCACGACGAGCCCGACCTCGCCGGCGTACCGGAGCGGCTGCTCGACCTCGTACAGCAGTGTCTCGCCAAGGAACCGGCCGCACGCCCCACCGCCCAGGAGGTCGCCGACCGGCTCACCGAGGACACCCCCGGAGCTCCCTCCGACTGGCTGCCCGCGCCCGTCGTCGCCACCATCGCCACCCGCTCGGCGGCCATGCTGGCGCTCCCCGACATCGACCCGACCGCGCCCGGCACGGACCCCGCCGCCCCGGCCGGGCCCAGCAGGCGCGGCTTCCTGCTGCTCGGCGCCGGTGCCGCGGTGCTCGCGGCCGGCGGCGGCGCCTACGCCCTGTGGAACTCCGGGCGCGACGGCGGCAACGGCACCGGCGACGGCAAGCCCCCCGCGCCGAAACCCCGGAACACCTGGGCCATCGGCGTCCTCGCCGACCTGTCCGGCCCCGCCCAGGAGATCGGCAAGGCCCAGGAGCGCGGCGCCCGGCTCGCCGTCGAGCGGTTCAACGCCGTGCACAAGGGCAAGCCCTTCACCCTCGAACTCAAGGTCTCCGACGACCGTGGGGACCGCGGCGGCGCCTTCGCCGCCGCCCGCCGACTCACCTCCGACCCCTCCGTGATCGCCGTGCTCGGCCCCACCTCCGACGACACCGGCGCCGCCGCGCTCCCCGCCTTCGAGGAGGCCGGTGTGCCGCTCCTCACCACCTCGGCGGGCTACAACCTCTTCACTCTGCGCGGTGAGGCCGGTCCACGGAACACGACCGTGCTGCGCGCCATCCCGAGCCACTTCATGGCGGGCACCTACCTCTCCTGGTCCACGACGCTGCTGCCGCAGGTCCGCCGCCCCGGAGTCCTCCAGGAGCGCACCGACGACTACTACAGCTGGCAGTACGTCAGCGGTGCCCGCTTCGGCTTCCGACAGGCCGGGCTCCAGCCGCACTTCCGGGTGGTCCCGGGCCGGGTCACCGACTACCGCCCGATCCTCGCGGAGATGATCGACGCCGGCATGGACGCGTACGTCCACTGCGGGGTCCGCTCCACGGCCGTGCTCGCCGCCCGCGCCCTGAACCGACTCGGCTTCACCGGACCCCGGTTCACCGGACAGCACGTCTTCGGGTCGGAGTTCCTGAAGGAGGCCGGGAGCGACGCCGAGGGCTGGTTCGTCTGCGCGCCCGTCATCGACCCCGTCCAGCGGGCCGCCGACACCAAGCAGAAGGCCGCCGACCGCAAGCTCACCCAGGACTTCCTCGACGCCCACCGCAAGCGCTACGGCACCACTCCGGCCTTCTACACCGGAGAGTCCTTCGACGTGGTCGGCCTGATCACGTCCTGGCTCGCCACGAGCGCGGCCAAGGGCCCGCTCACCCGCAAGGGCCTGTGGGAGGCCCTGCTCCGGCAGAAGTACACCGGGGCCATGGGCGGTTACACGTTCGACAAGAACGGCGACCTGTCCGGCGTCGGCACCTTCCTCTACGGCGTGCAGAAGGGGGCCTACAAGTTCATCGGCGCCGCCCCCAACGAGCCCCAGAACAAGAAGAGCTGA
- a CDS encoding bifunctional serine/threonine-protein kinase/ABC transporter substrate-binding protein — MQPLKKADPSVLAGYRLLGRLGTGGMGVVYLARSAGGALAALKLIRAEHAADPGFRARFRREATAAERITGRWVVRVLGADPEAREPWLATEYVPGPSLAEAVALHGALPEPTVRALGARLADALDGMHAAGLVHRDVKPGNVLLALDGPRLIDFGIARVSGATALTATDAMIGTPGFLAPEQARIAGAGEVGPAADVFSLGCVLAYALTGRRPFGTGGVAAVVYRTVHEEPDLDGLPGPLLPLVEACLAKDAVDRPGAAEVRDALGPYEGPAAGDWLPPGLPALIAQRSSRVLDLPVADPTLLAPEETPGTSRRRFLALGAAGAVAGTGGLTAWLLGGRDPATGAGGGTGAPRKAYTLGVLTDLSGPGKADGRAQERGLRLAMETFNAHADRPFDLVLKVTDDGGDPKRATAGALALLKDPALVAVLGPTTADTAVATTDALVDAKVPVLSVAASVPSGTTIRGQMPDMRTYFEARPYAQAMILPFGRYLTAHRRDRTAVIEDRAAGTYGWLTAQTVQQSPPAGGTATVHQVAADSEDFGPAVREALATSPTGVIYVGISPRRAALCAKALWQQGYRGPCGSVETALQPEFIAVAGPAAEGWYFGTGYIDPDTVPAAKAFAAAYRKRWRLAASDPVDRFAVESYDALYWTGQALRTAAGRNAERPGEAMPNVFMRDNRRYRGVARSYESMAAEGSNASLDGLTLWRIRSGRPHCLGPYAEAAKRDD, encoded by the coding sequence GTGCAGCCGCTCAAGAAGGCCGACCCCTCCGTCCTCGCCGGCTACCGCCTCCTCGGGCGGCTCGGCACCGGCGGCATGGGCGTGGTCTACCTCGCCCGGTCCGCCGGCGGCGCGCTCGCCGCGCTCAAGCTCATCCGCGCCGAGCACGCCGCCGACCCCGGCTTCCGGGCCCGCTTCCGCCGCGAGGCGACCGCCGCCGAGCGGATCACCGGCCGCTGGGTCGTCCGCGTGCTCGGCGCCGACCCGGAGGCCCGGGAACCGTGGCTCGCCACCGAGTACGTGCCCGGGCCCTCGCTCGCCGAGGCCGTCGCCCTGCACGGCGCCCTGCCCGAGCCGACCGTGCGGGCCCTCGGCGCTCGGCTCGCCGACGCCCTCGACGGCATGCACGCGGCCGGGCTCGTCCACCGGGACGTCAAACCCGGCAACGTCCTCCTCGCCCTCGACGGGCCCCGCCTCATCGACTTCGGCATCGCCCGGGTCAGCGGCGCCACCGCGCTCACCGCGACCGACGCGATGATCGGCACCCCCGGCTTCCTTGCCCCGGAACAGGCCCGGATCGCGGGCGCGGGCGAGGTCGGCCCGGCCGCCGACGTCTTCTCGCTCGGCTGCGTCCTCGCCTACGCACTGACCGGACGCCGCCCCTTCGGCACGGGCGGGGTGGCCGCCGTGGTCTACCGCACCGTCCACGAGGAGCCCGACCTCGACGGGCTGCCCGGGCCGCTGCTGCCGCTGGTCGAGGCCTGTCTCGCCAAGGACGCCGTCGACCGCCCCGGCGCCGCGGAGGTACGGGACGCCCTCGGCCCGTACGAGGGCCCGGCCGCGGGCGACTGGCTGCCGCCCGGCCTGCCCGCGCTGATCGCCCAGCGCTCGTCGCGGGTCCTGGACCTGCCGGTCGCCGACCCGACCCTCCTCGCCCCCGAGGAGACGCCCGGGACTTCGCGGCGCCGCTTCCTGGCCCTCGGCGCGGCCGGGGCCGTCGCGGGCACGGGAGGCCTCACCGCCTGGCTGCTCGGCGGCCGTGACCCCGCGACCGGAGCCGGCGGCGGTACGGGGGCGCCGAGAAAGGCCTACACGCTGGGTGTGCTCACCGACCTCAGCGGACCGGGCAAGGCGGACGGACGCGCCCAGGAACGCGGGCTGCGTCTCGCCATGGAGACCTTCAACGCCCACGCGGACCGGCCCTTCGACCTGGTGCTCAAGGTGACGGACGACGGTGGGGACCCGAAACGGGCCACCGCCGGGGCCCTCGCCCTCCTCAAGGATCCGGCCCTGGTCGCCGTGCTCGGCCCGACGACCGCCGACACGGCCGTCGCCACGACGGACGCGCTCGTCGACGCGAAGGTGCCGGTGCTGAGCGTGGCGGCGTCGGTCCCCTCCGGGACGACGATCCGGGGGCAGATGCCGGACATGCGCACCTACTTCGAAGCGCGGCCCTACGCCCAGGCGATGATCCTGCCCTTCGGCCGCTACCTCACCGCGCACCGCCGGGACCGCACCGCGGTCATCGAGGACCGGGCCGCCGGCACCTACGGCTGGCTCACCGCCCAGACCGTGCAGCAGTCGCCTCCCGCCGGCGGCACGGCCACCGTGCACCAGGTCGCGGCGGACAGCGAGGACTTCGGTCCGGCGGTCCGGGAGGCGCTCGCCACCTCCCCGACCGGCGTGATCTACGTGGGGATCTCGCCGCGCAGGGCCGCCCTGTGCGCCAAGGCCCTGTGGCAGCAGGGTTACCGGGGCCCGTGCGGAAGCGTCGAGACGGCGCTGCAGCCGGAGTTCATCGCCGTGGCGGGTCCGGCCGCCGAGGGCTGGTACTTCGGGACGGGTTACATCGACCCCGACACGGTTCCGGCCGCGAAGGCCTTCGCGGCCGCGTACCGCAAGCGCTGGCGGCTCGCCGCCTCGGACCCCGTCGACCGCTTCGCGGTGGAGTCGTACGACGCCCTGTACTGGACGGGGCAGGCACTGCGTACCGCCGCCGGGAGGAACGCGGAGCGCCCGGGCGAGGCGATGCCGAACGTGTTCATGAGGGACAACCGGCGGTACCGAGGCGTGGCCAGGTCCTACGAATCCATGGCCGCCGAGGGCTCGAACGCCAGCCTCGACGGACTGACCCTCTGGCGGATCCGCTCAGGGAGACCCCATTGCCTCGGCCCCTACGCCGAGGCGGCGAAGCGCGACGACTGA
- a CDS encoding 2-oxoacid:ferredoxin oxidoreductase subunit beta, with protein sequence MPEPTESLLHLVPKAEATQSMKDFKSDQEVRWCPGCGDYAVLAAVQGFMPELGLAKENIVFVSGIGCSSRFPYYMNTYGMHSIHGRAPAIATGLATSRRDLSVWVVTGDGDALSIGGNHLIHALRRNVNLKILLFNNRIYGLTKGQYSPTSELGKITKSTPMGSLDAPFNPVSLALGAEASFVARTVDSDRKHLTEVLRQASEHNGTALVEIYQNCNIFNDGAFEVLKDKDQAKEAVIRLEHGQPIRFGADNEKGVVRDPATGDLQVVTVTPENEARILVHDAHAATPTTAFALSRLADPDTLHQTPIGVFRSVDRPVYDTLMADQLETAVERHGKGDLGQLLTGNDTWTVVG encoded by the coding sequence ATGCCTGAGCCCACCGAGTCGCTCCTGCACCTGGTGCCCAAGGCCGAGGCCACGCAGTCCATGAAGGACTTCAAGTCGGACCAGGAGGTCCGCTGGTGTCCGGGCTGCGGTGACTACGCGGTCCTCGCCGCCGTGCAGGGCTTCATGCCCGAGCTCGGACTGGCGAAGGAGAACATCGTCTTCGTCTCCGGCATCGGCTGCTCCTCCCGCTTCCCGTACTACATGAACACCTACGGGATGCACTCCATCCACGGCCGCGCCCCGGCCATCGCGACCGGTCTCGCCACCTCGCGCCGCGACCTGTCCGTCTGGGTGGTCACGGGCGACGGCGACGCGCTGTCCATCGGCGGCAACCACCTCATCCACGCCCTGCGCCGCAACGTCAACCTGAAGATCCTGCTCTTCAACAACAGGATCTACGGCCTCACCAAGGGCCAGTACAGCCCCACCTCCGAGCTCGGCAAGATCACCAAGTCGACCCCGATGGGCTCCCTCGACGCCCCCTTCAACCCGGTCTCCCTCGCGCTCGGCGCCGAGGCGAGCTTCGTGGCCCGCACGGTCGACTCCGACCGCAAGCACCTCACCGAGGTGCTCCGCCAGGCCTCCGAGCACAACGGCACCGCGCTCGTCGAGATCTACCAGAACTGCAACATCTTCAACGACGGCGCCTTCGAGGTCCTCAAGGACAAGGACCAGGCCAAGGAGGCGGTCATCCGCCTCGAACACGGGCAGCCGATCCGCTTCGGCGCCGACAACGAGAAGGGCGTCGTCCGCGACCCGGCCACCGGCGACCTCCAGGTCGTCACGGTGACCCCGGAGAACGAGGCCCGGATCCTCGTCCACGACGCCCACGCGGCCACCCCGACGACGGCGTTCGCCCTCTCCCGCCTGGCCGACCCGGACACCCTCCACCAGACGCCGATCGGCGTCTTCCGCTCGGTGGACCGCCCGGTGTACGACACGCTGATGGCGGACCAGCTGGAGACGGCGGTGGAGCGACACGGCAAGGGCGACCTGGGCCAGCTCCTCACGGGCAACGACACCTGGACGGTCGTCGGCTGA